In Sardina pilchardus chromosome 10, fSarPil1.1, whole genome shotgun sequence, one genomic interval encodes:
- the il17c gene encoding interleukin-17C has product MNTMMVFLLVTLAMGLLCAASDTGGCFPKEHACKVLRRHWRHPQQLPNKPPRMPVSSCPEFKLQSSSDISNRSLSPWRYRTDVDETRYPEHISVAECLCAGCIIDGKENRDYISHPVFQTMMVVRKKECAVKGQYSFKTEMIQVPVACTCLIPRSV; this is encoded by the exons ATGAACACAATGATG GTCTTTCTGCTTGTGACACTTGCAATGGGATTATTATGCGCCGCTTCGGACACTGGTGGATGCTTTCCTAAAGAGCACGCCTGCAAGGTGTTGCGCAGGCACTGGCGACACCCACAACAGCTGCCGAACAAGCCACCGCGGATGCCAGTGTCAAGTTGCCCTGAGTTCAAGCTCCAATCGTCATCCGACATTAGCAACCGCTCCCTCTCGCCTTGGCGGTACAG GACAGACGTGGATGAAACCAGGTACCCGGAGCATATTTCAGTGGCTGAGTGTCTGTGCGCCGGCTGTATCATAGACGGAAAGGAGAACAGGGATTACATTTCCCATCCAGTCTTTCAAACTATGATGGTCGTGCGGAAGAAGGAGTGCGCTGTGAAAGGCCAATATTCCTTCAAAACGGAAATGATCCAAGTACCAGTTGCATGCACCTGCTTGATACCTAGGTCTGTTTAA